Proteins found in one Neurospora crassa OR74A linkage group II, whole genome shotgun sequence genomic segment:
- the dim-9 gene encoding defective in DNA methylation-9 protein, which translates to MNSRPGDPARDPLTNGSSIAPGNTQSHGFLVEAQQRHQPDNLEHPPFKRQRTETVPATAPTINNQIQQNGNSQTVPHWGRQDVFIQCLANQVFPHVDRELANLPRDKYDVQKIGTKVVEIVTGADFTAAYKLGNGRVSDAFERLLAARIPVETRALLMLPEYRFKSYTPVPVPKVPPVLAPPQAPSGYASAPLPPPPPRPGSAIAPTFPAADERRYSNSPIPLPAVPGRQEAYRGVNPPSGLRYPHAPVPSHATTGIHRPTILPPPPSTQVITIKDDDEEKQGKGTPSAAITVPQPNSTVRPPMVLDPPSASVTQPSVSNLPVDLPENFVSEPRRRGRVSRWRKRVEEEQRPQNRGIVTTSAQNYRSRAHALVWRGHEDSVDSRGLSSRLFSEAKRPYLSAEQRANISAGVQGFVRFDDSVVPRPTIFHVDFTADEIKALRNLCRRVLGLSSGSRKQDLAKDLRKQLKKHRGDIVKVLDAIRSESELSHRNRTDVERFLHDLVNHKVAGNPSILALKRDKYDLHGELARSSQINSLLFARETSGNRGMALRAPLNFPNEFVKCREDELELRREWTDCAGDIATIAWVSNDGFICGTTEHSDAHNQQYNKPGNLVLGSCSQGTLRAYPDHRIVRPVVEKGENSTDAMRQSQDPWLYSSVVSSDYDDVHGRAFTSGFDRKVKVWKVDPSGSSMVLLGEWSHGGNVNFVAASNPIQTLDCWALDINELTVMPISFGSCYITAGCTDGITYVWDTAQGDKPIHTLRHGEPIEEFRGDREHEDVGVKFTAWGRTLDRFYTGSSDGVVKVWNLPDRTLGVVQGPNYVETGLYRREAHLDEDPRLPLKASFNGLQQETRRQFSEGVRRYLSPLRSITKESFLKAKEAHFTNLPLDFSVDLLEEETKQALEAEGVDWQLNEGTLDLVYEDDENDNEDLVSSGANGSDIDEF; encoded by the exons ATGAACTCCAG GCCTGGCGATCCCGCGCGTGACCCGCTCACGAATGGCTCCTCGATTGCGCCGGGCAACACCCAAAGCCATGGCTTTCTTGTTGAAGCACAGCAGAGGCACCAGCCGGACAATCTCGAACATCCGCCTTTCAAACGACAGCGAACCGAGACCGTTCCAGCCACAGCccccaccatcaacaaccagaTCCAGCAGAATGGCAACTCTCAGACTGTTCCTCATTGGGGAAGGCAGGACGTCTTTATCCAATGCCTCGCAAACCAAGTGTTCCCGCACGTCGACCGGGAGCTAGCAAATTTGCCCAGAGACAAATACGACGTACAAAAGATAGGAACAAAG gtcGTCGAGATCGTGACTGGCGCCGACTTTACAGCCGCTTATAAGCTTGGGAATGGGCGTGTAAGCGATGCGTTCGAACGACTCCTGGCTGCCCGTATCCCGGTGGAGACTCGCGCATTGCTCATGCTTCCC GAATATCGGTTCAAATCGTACACGCCGGTGCCCGTCCCCAAGGTCCCACCTGTCCTGGCACCTCCCCAGGCTCCTTCCGGCTATGCCTCAGCCCCGctgccgcctccgcctccgcgtCCGGGCTCGGCTATAGCCCCTACATTCCCCGCGGCTGATGAACGTCGCTACTCTAACTCTCCAATACCTCTTCCAGCAGTACCTGGGCGTCAAGAAGCATACAGAGGTGTAAACCCTCCTTCAGGGCTGCGATACCCTCATGCTCCGGTTCCCAGTCATGCGACGACAGGAATTCACCGACCGACCATACTgccgcctccgccctcgACTCAGGTTATTACCATTaaggacgatgacgaggaaaaACAAGGCAAAGGAACACCATCAGCGGCCATAACAGTGCCTCAACCAAATTCAACCGTTAGACCGCCGATGGTTCTGGACCCACCGTCGGCATCTGTCACTCAGCCCTCTGTTAGCAACCTACCTGTCGATCTACCCGAAAACTTCGTGTCGGAACCGAGGAGGCGAGGCCGAGTATCTCGATGGCGTAAACGCGTCGAAGAAGAGCAGAGGCCGCAAAATCGTGGCATAGTCACAACGTCGGCACAGAATTATCGAAGTCGAGCGCATGCTTTGGTCTGGCGGGGACACGAGGACAGTGTTGATTCTCGAGGTTTATCATCGCGGCTGTTCAGTGAGGCTAAACGACCATATCTATCAGCGGAGCAGAGGGCCAACATTTCAGCTGGTGTGCAGGGCTTTGTACGGTTTGACGATTCCGTGGTCCCTCGACCTACAATCTTCCATGTCGACTTTACCGCCGATGAAATCAAGGCTCTGCGGAACCTTTGTCGAAGAGTCCTTGGCCTGTCATCTGGGAGTCGGAAGCAAGATCTTGCTAAAGATCTCCGAAAGCAGCTCAAGAAGCATCGCGGAGACATTGTCAAGGTCTTAGATGCCATCCGGTCGGAAAGTGAACTTTCGCATCGAAACAGGACAGACGTTGAACGATTCCTCCATGACCTAGTCAATCACAAGGTAGCAGGGAATCCCTCGATTCTTGCCTTGAAGAGGGATAAGTACGACTTGCACGGTGAGCTTGCTCGTTCGAGCCAGATTAATTCACTCCTCTTTGCTAGGGAAACTTCTGGTAACCGCGGCATGGCTTTGCGGGCTCCCTTGAACTTCCCGAACGAGTTCGTCAAGTGTCGCGAGGATGAGCTGGAGCTGCGAAGAGAATGGACGGATTGTGCCGGAGATATTGCGACCATTGCCTGGGTCTCGAACGACGGCTTCATTTGTGGGACAACAGAGCATTCGGATGCTCATAATCAGCAGTACAACAAGCCTGGTAACCTCGTTCTCGGATCATGCAGCCAAGGCACTTTGCGGGCATATCCTGATCATCGAATTGTCCGTCCGGTTGTCGAAAAGGGCGAGAACTCGACCGATGCTATGAGACAGAGTCAAGATCCGTGGCTGTACTCATCTGTTGTTTCCTCGGACTATGACGATGTCCACGGTCGGGCATTTACTTCTGGGTTTGACCGGAAAGTCAAAGTCTGGAAGGTAGACCCGTCCGGCTCCTCCATGGTTTTGTTGGGCGAGTGGTCTCACGGGGGTAATGTCAACTTTGTGGCTGCCTCAAA CCCTATTCAAACACTAGATTGCTGGGCGCTCGATATCAATGAGCTCACTGTCATGCCCATCAGCTTCGGTTCCTGCTACATTACGGCGGGATGCACAGACGGAATTACATACGTTTGGGACACCGCTCAAGGTGACAAGCCGATCCATACTCTACGTCATGGAGAGCCCATTGAGGAGTTCAGAGGTGATCGTGAGCACGAGGATGTAGGCGTCAAATTTACCGCGTGGGGAAGAACTCTTGACCGATTTTATACCGGTTCATCCGATGGCGTGGTAAAGGTCTGGAAT CTGCCAGACCGTACTCTCGGCGTCGTCCAAGGCCCGAATTATGTCGAGACCGGCTTATATCGGCGCGAAGCGCATTTAGACGAGGATCCTCGCTTGCCGCTCAAAGCTAGCTTCAATGGATTGCAGCAAGAAACCAGACGGCAGTTTAGCGAAGGAGTGAGACGGTATCTTTCACCGTTGAGATCTATTACGAAAGAGAGTTTCCTAAAAGCGAAGGAAGCCCATTTCACAAACCTGCCACTGGACTTTAGCGTTGATCTCTTGGAAGAGGAGACTAAGCAGGCTCTCGAAGCTGAAGGCGTAGACTGGCAGCTGAACGAAGGAACATTGGATCTTGTTTATGAGGACGACGAGAACGACAATGAGGACCTTGTATCCAGCGGTGCTAATGGAAGCGACATTGAtgaattctaa
- a CDS encoding WD repeat protein, whose protein sequence is MKAVLPGKPESRLQALATGYWDSRRITAYITGSAIAILGEPQTILQTIYDDNEDPLEAIALDEASGKIAVCTYNTVRIYKPLGQEDDALRWALQCSFNVERDPCAVEDRTSISLSWGASEELVVAHSHLELYQVTSSTPPCLWRKRLANPVRIASVSYDSAYIATVGQHDRLVKVWRRLSYGSDDVRFDFLYLPHPQAVTNIQWRRPRHLDQTIDNVLYTFCTDNNLRLWAGSDGHGQQHLQLCATVDLAVSIQDQASKDPAVPPLRWAFILHGRDLSAATETAVQEARPDQDTAALEHVITVANRSPEVVVVLDGRGHMSAWGLENAGSRSQKCNMFNVAHVTSPELDFLKGVTTNVPHVEAYSYCNAGIHLHVLLHFFDGTVEVYRANIATLFDPTPQTRRLSFRCLWTGHSAPVKKIVRNYSGRAIVSRTDSGQSIVWRHELNDKRTGLSQQAAIDLDSHVHRMLLIRKGRFVLYLRQKTISLWDCRKTNPVLLSEVDYDVPGKPLCLLILPRQHIEDYTTAHVATITSEKQGIVWEVKLPFYKPQENVPAVNGIGYHQEGTVREFTKFELKDAGDLAYVLPVDPAGSSPVVSGFLDVFAVDVAISYTHSGRVEFWTARVDQEKKHVEWLSTNSMETGLSNPILVSGNSLKKAALVDSTRSELTIWGVRGGRLEYSQDFENHNTIRDLDWTSTPDGQSILAVGFPHRVLLLSQMRFDYLNKGPAWAPIREISTRILTPHPIGDSTWLGDGHLVIGAGNQFFVYDRHFDVSSSLITSLRLPHLKGGKWDLFEVVQRLNGPLPVFHPQFLSQCILSGKIALVHRVLLALHKTLKFWVEGETIDDYLGLPLEDFWSGEYADNYTGHSSRKQKNDAGDYFSGDRSMSFDDGDDEVFSEEVAMKIGEKLTEIGLQQLSRHEQIQLVDIVECLGLVEKQRRSLDENGARFMLFYRQHALRKRRTNENHMSWREIAWAYHSGSQDILLDFVSRQHHGPMLWEDAREAGIFMWLTDPAAVKTQFEVIARNEYSKSEMKNPVDCSLFYLALRKKTVLQGLWRMASWNREQGATQRFLANNFDDPKWRTAALKNAYALMSKRRFAYAAAFFLLADHLQDAVNVCLNQLKDLQLAIAITRVYEGDHGPVLRKLLEEEVLPIAAKDGNRWLASWAFWMLHRRDMAVRALITPVYTLLETPGSSGLQSKSFLTEDPALVILYAQLRQKTLQTLRGASKVTPKVEWEFVLHNARLYSRMGCDLLGLDLVRNWEFLKPAPVASTKLGGEINPLTMLRRRSSLVVADMPVPPHVSSPMVEKAIALQVPAEMKSGHGTPSTPHKPKPPPTVFEEPDANSLLDSFGF, encoded by the exons ATGAAAGCTGTCCTGCCCGGAAAGCCAGAATCCCGGCTTCAAGCTCTGGCGACGGGCTACTGGGATTCTCGTCGCATAACC GCATACATCACCGGCAGCGCCATTGCCATCCTTGGAGAGCCACAGACCATCCTACAGACTATTTACGATGACAACGAGGACCCTTTAGAGGCTATCGCCCTGGACGAGGCATCGGGCAAAATAGCTGTCTGTACATACAACACAGTGCGCATATACAAACCGCTCGGCCAGGAGGACGACGCACTTAGG TGGGCGTTGCAATGTTCCTTCAATGTCGAGCGAGATCCGTGTGCGGTTGAGGATAGGAcgtccatctccctctcctgGGGCGCATCCGAAGAACTGGTAGTCGCACATTCTCATCTCGAGTTATACCAAGTAACGTCATCTACACCACCATGTCTGTGGCGCAAACGCCTGGCCAACCCCGTTCGGATTGCTAGCGTGTCCTATGATTCCGCATATATCGCTACCGTGGGCCAGCATGACCGCTTGGTGAAAGTCTGGCGACGACTCAGCTACGGATCCGACGATGTGCGCTTCGATTTTCTCTACCTACCACATCCTCAAGCCGTGACCAACATCCAGTGGCGCCGGCCTCGCCACCTTGATCAGACTATTGACAATGTGCTCTACACCTTTTGCACCGATAACAATCTCCGGCTCTGGGCAGGCTCGGACGGCCATGGTCAGCAACATCTTCAGCTGTGTGCTACGGTAGACCTGGCTGTGTCGATACAGGATCAGGCATCAAAAGACCCAGCCGTACCTCCCCTCCGTTGGGCTTTCATACTACATGGGAGAGATCTGTCTGCGGCGACAGAAACGGCCGTTCAGGAAGCTCGACCAGATCAGGACACGGCAGCCCTTGAGCACGTCATTACAGTAGCTAATCGCAGCCCcgaggtggttgttgtgttggACGGTCGAGGCCACATGTCAGCTTGGGGTCTCGAGAATGCTGGATCAAGGTCACAAAAGTGCAACATGTTTAATGTCGCTCATGTCACATCGCCAGAACTCGACTTTTTGAAGGGTGTCACCACAAATGTGCCTCATGTCGAGGCCTACAGTTACTGCAATGCTGGGATCCACCTGCACGTCTTGCTACACTTCTTTGACGGCACGGTAGAGGTCTACCGAGCCAACATCGCCACACTGTTTGATCCAACTCCGCAGACTAGGCGATTGAGCTTCAGGTGCCTGTGGACCGGCCACTCTGCCCCCGTGAAGAAGATTGTCCGGAACTATAGCGGCCGTGCCATTGTGTCGCGGACAGACTCAGGCCAAAGCATCGTCTGGAGACATGAGCTCAACGACAAGAGGACTGGGCTTTCTCAGCAGGCAGCCATCGACCTGGATAGCCATGTCCATCGAATGTTACTCATCCGTAAAGGCCGCTTTGTCCTGTACCTTCGACAGAAAACAATCTCCCTTTGGGATTGTCGCAAAACGAATCCCGTGTTACTATCAGAAGTAGACTACGATGTTCCAGGCAAGCCGCTTTGTCTGCTCATTCTTCCAAGGCAGCATATAGAAGATTACACAACCGCTCATGTGGCCACCATAACATCGGAGAAGCAAGGCATTGTGTGGGAAGTCAAGCTGCCTTTTTACAAACCACAAGAAAACGTCCCAGCCGTTAACGGCATTGGGTATCACCAAGAGGGTACGGTCCGGGAATTCACCAAGTTTGAACTCAAGGATGCTGGTGATTTGGCATATGTTCTTCCTGTGGATCCCGCCGGCTCTTCGCCTGTGGTGTCTGGGTTCCTGGACGTCTTCGCTGTCGACGTTGCCATCTCCTACACGCACTCTGGAAGAGTCGAATTCTGGACAGCCAGGGTAGatcaagaaaaaaaacacgtCGAGTGGCTTTCCACGAACTCCATGGAGACAGGCCTGTCTAATCCAATATTGGTTAGCGGCAACAGCCTGAAAAAGGCAGCCCTCGTCGACTCGACTCGATCCGAACTCACAATCTGGGGTGTTCGGGGCGGCCGCCTTGAGTACTCTCAAGATTTTGAGAACCATAACACTATCCGTGACCTTGACTGGACTTCAACCCCCGATGGCCAGTCCATTCTAGCCGTCGGATTCCCCCATCGGGTATTGCTACTTTCACAGATGCGGTTTGACTACCTCAACAAGGGACCTGCCTGGGCACCAATCAGAGAAATTAGCACCCGCATCCTCACACCCCATCCTATCGGCGACTCGACCTGGCTGGGCGATGGGCATCTTGTCATTGGTGCTGGTAACCAGTTCTTTGTGTACGACAGACACTTTGATGTATCAAGTTCGCTCATCACAAGCTTGAGGCTGCCGCATCTTAAAGGTGGAAAGTGGGATCTGTTCGAGGTAGTGCAGCGGTTGAACGGCCCGTTACCAGTGTTCCACCCACAGTTTCTGAGTCAGTGTATTCTTTCTGGCAAGATCGCTTTGGTCCATCGGGTGTTGCTGGCGCTTCACAAGACGCTCAAGTTCTGGGTGGAAGGCGAGACAATTGACGATTATCTGGGCCTGCCTCTTGAGGATTTTTGGTCCGGCGAGTATGCGGACAATTACACTGGACACTCTTCAAGGAAACAGAAGAACGATGCTGGGGACTACTTTTCCGGTGACCGGAGTATGTCATTCGACGACGGGGACGATGAGGTTTTCAGCGAAGAGGTGGCGATGAAAATTGGCGAGAAACTGACGGAGATTGGCCTGCAGCAGCTCTCGCGTCATGAACAAATTCAACTCGTAGATATCGTGGAGTGCTTGGGACTAGTTGAGAAACAGAGGAGGTCGCTTGATGAGAACGGCGCCAGATTTATGCTTTTTTATCGACAACATGCGCtacggaagaggaggacaaaCGAGAATCACATGTCGTGGAGGGAGATTGCATGGGCGTACCATTCGGGTAGCCAGGATATTCTGTTGGACTTTGTGTCAAGACAACATCATGGTCCGATGCTATGGGAGGATGCCAGGGAAGCCGGTATCTTTATGTGGTTGACTGACCCTGCTGCTGTG AAAACCCAGTTTGAAGTTATTGCTCGTAATGAGTACAGCAAGAGCGAGATGAAGAATCCGGTAGACTGCAGTTTGTTCTATCTGGCACTTAGGAAGAAAACGGTTCTCCAAGGCTTGTGGCGAATGGCTTCTTGGAACCGCGAGCAAGGCGCAACGCAGCGGTTCCTGGCCAACAACTTTGACGATCCCAAGTGGCGGACGGCGGCCTTGAAGAACGCGTATGCGCTCATGAGCAAGAGGCGGTTTGCGTATGCTGCTGCGTTCTTCTTGCTGGCCGACCACTTGCAGGATGCGGTCAATGTCTGCTTGAATCAGCTTAAGGACCTACAATTGGCCATTGCGATCACAAGGGTATATGAAGGAGACCATGGACCAGTCCTGCGCAAGCTGCTCGAGGAAGAAGTGCTGCCCATTGCGGCGAAAGATGGCAACAGATGGCTAGCCAGTTGGGCGTTCTGGATGCTGCATAGGAGGGATATGGCGGTGAGGGCGTTGATA ACACCTGTTTACACGCTCCTGGAAACGCCCGGTTCTTCTGGCCTCCAGTCGAAGTCATTCCTAACAGAGGATCCAGCACTGGTGATCCTCTATGCTCAGTTAAGACAGAAAACACTACAGACGCTTCGCGGGGCTTCCAAAGTCACACCAAAGGTTGAGTGGGAATTTGTGTTGCACAATGCTCGACTGTATAGCCGCATGGGATGTGACCTACTCGGTCTTGATCTCG TCCGAAATTGGGAATTCCTCAAACCAGCACCCGTCGCTTCGACGAAACTTGGTGGCGAGATCAACCCCCTTACGATGCTCAGGCGCAGAAGTtctttggtggtggcggatATGCCAGTCCCTCCGCATGTCTCGTCACCGATGGTTGAAAAAGCGATAGCGTTACAGGTGCCGGCGGAAATGAAGTCGGGACACGGAACACCGTCGACGCCTCATAAGCccaagccgccgccgaccgTGTTCGAGGAGCCTGATGCGAACTCGCTGTTGGATAGCTTTGGGTTTTAA
- a CDS encoding cytochrome-c oxidase assembly protein: MSSMPRFVGRRAVAVQSFSQSASWACFSCRQEFQNQWRRQLSFDTEAPSAASSDPRRKMTTAAQQQASGAKKQQSDRAWRWFSTEGASRRQQQQQTRSQSSRTGVSPEMERVRAEYKKRNQSTMYYVISVILGTVALSYGSVPMYKMICQTTGWGGQPVRAHGAGGSDSDVDLAAKLEPVRDAKRMRVTFSASVSDVLPWKFVPQQREVRILPGETALAFYTATNMSDKDIIGVATYSVTPGQVAPYFSKIQCFCFEEQRLNAGETVDMPVFFYLDPDYLNDLNMKGIETVTLSYTFFKAKYDDNGVLKGVPGAP; encoded by the exons ATGAGCTCGATGCCACGCTTCGTTGGCCGAAGAGCCGTCGCTGTTCAGTCCTTCTCCCAATCGGCTTCATGGGCCTGCTTTTCGTGTCGCCAAGAATTCCAAAACCAATGGCGCCGCCAACTCTCGTTCGATACTGAGGCGCCATCGGCGGCGTCTTCTGACCcccggaggaagatgacgacaGCAGCACAGCAACAAGCATCAGGTGCAAAGAAGCAACAGAGCGACAGGGCATGGAGGTGGTTCTCGACCGAGGGCGCAAGCAGacgccagcaacagcaacagacaAGGAGCCAAAGTTCCCGCACAGGCGTGTCGCCGGAGATGGAGAGAGTGAGAGCCGAGTACAAAAAGAGAAATCAATCGACCATGTACTATGTCATTAGTGTTATTCTTGGTACCGTGGCGCTTTCGTATGGCTCCGTACCTATGTATAAGATG ATCTGCCAAACCACCGGCTGGGGCGGCCAACCCGTCCGCGCCCACGGCGCCGGCGGTTCCGATTCCGACGTCGACCTCGCCGCCAAGCTCGAGCCGGTCCGGGACGCCAAGCGCATGCGCGTGACCTTCAGCGCCTCGGTGTCGGACGTGCTCCCCTGGAAGTTTGTGCCGCAGCAGCGCGAGGTGCGGATTCTCCCGGGTGAGACCGCGCTGGCTTTTTACACGGCCACCAACATGAGCGACAAGGACATTATCGGCGTGGCGACGTACAGCGTCACGCCCGGACAGGTGGCTCCCTACTTTAGCAAGATCCAGTGCTTCTGCTTTGAGGAGCAGAGGCTGAACGCCGGCGAGACGGTGGATATGCCCGTATTCTTTTATCTGGATCCGGATTACCTGAATGATTTGAATATGAAGGGGATCGAGACAGTCACGCTGTCGTATACGTTTTTCA AGGCAAAGTATGATGACAACGGCGTGCTCAAGGGCGTACCGGGCGCTCCTTAG